In the Campylobacter showae genome, one interval contains:
- a CDS encoding MlaE family ABC transporter permease yields the protein MPLFLKFESEFYKCEQGGGKLTINLKNDWNYKLPAQIWTQTAALIGSKKFNKIVLNFKDVKELDYAAALFFKNTFLNARKNYELVNLNPHAQKIFASINSEINPKIKQIIDAKPHENPFSQIGKNLTAFFAGFCAFLNFMGEFLVKFSKIFMLKNIRVKEILAYFEDAGIKSVFIVCLTSFLIGIVLAYQGSNLLESFGATIIIVEMMGLLTLREIAPLIAAIIVAGRLASSFTAQIGVMKITEEIDAMKTMGFDPFKFLVLPRVIALIVAMPLIVFLADVAGIFGEMIVMENYLNISFDSYLARFGQEVDIKHLYVGLFKAPFFGVVIAFIGCMRGFQIGGNTQSVGTYTTVSVVNAIFGVIMVDALFSIIFTQLGI from the coding sequence TTGCCTCTTTTTTTAAAATTTGAAAGCGAATTTTACAAGTGCGAGCAAGGCGGCGGTAAGCTAACGATAAATCTAAAAAACGACTGGAACTACAAGCTGCCGGCTCAAATTTGGACTCAGACGGCCGCACTCATCGGCTCAAAGAAATTTAATAAAATCGTTTTAAATTTTAAAGACGTAAAAGAGCTTGATTACGCAGCGGCGCTGTTTTTTAAAAATACCTTTTTAAATGCTCGCAAAAACTACGAGCTCGTAAATTTAAATCCGCACGCTCAAAAGATTTTTGCCTCGATAAATAGCGAAATAAATCCCAAAATAAAGCAGATCATAGACGCCAAACCTCACGAAAATCCGTTCTCTCAAATTGGCAAAAATTTGACCGCGTTTTTTGCGGGGTTTTGCGCGTTTTTAAATTTCATGGGCGAGTTTTTGGTCAAATTTAGTAAGATATTTATGCTAAAAAATATCCGCGTAAAGGAAATTTTGGCTTATTTCGAGGATGCGGGTATAAAGTCGGTTTTTATCGTGTGCCTCACCTCTTTTCTCATCGGCATCGTGCTGGCATATCAGGGCTCAAATTTGCTCGAGAGTTTCGGCGCTACGATAATAATCGTCGAGATGATGGGGCTTTTGACCTTGCGCGAGATAGCTCCACTCATTGCCGCTATCATCGTGGCGGGGCGCCTGGCGTCAAGCTTTACCGCGCAAATCGGCGTTATGAAAATCACCGAAGAGATCGACGCGATGAAAACTATGGGATTTGATCCGTTTAAATTTCTCGTTTTGCCTCGCGTGATAGCTCTCATCGTCGCCATGCCGCTTATCGTATTTTTAGCCGACGTGGCGGGGATTTTCGGCGAGATGATCGTGATGGAAAACTACTTAAACATCAGCTTTGATAGCTATCTGGCGAGATTTGGCCAAGAGGTAGATATAAAGCACCTTTACGTCGGGCTTTTTAAGGCACCGTTTTTTGGCGTCGTGATCGCGTTTATCGGCTGCATGAGAGGCTTTCAGATCGGCGGAAACACCCAAAGCGTGGGCACTTATACGACCGTAAGCGTGGTAAACGCGATATTTGGCGTGATTATGGTGGACGCGCTGTTTTCGATTATTTTCACGCAGTTAGGCATATAA
- a CDS encoding ABC transporter ATP-binding protein: protein MIIKATDLTTKFGDRVIHDGLNFHVNEAEIYGLLGGSGTGKSTLMKTMIYLKEPSAGKVEMLGRDLWSLDEAARQEIKLACSVMFQFGALYTSMNVLENIYILLKEYSGMSERSMREIAMFWLQKVGLNENVALQYPSELSGGMKKRVAMARALVLSPKILFLDEPNSGLDPSSARAFDELVVELRDTLGVTVVMVTHDIDSICTILDRFLILQDKKIAFEGTFEQLMQMPENPLEELLKTRKNGGK from the coding sequence ATGATAATAAAAGCGACTGATTTAACGACGAAATTCGGCGACCGAGTGATCCACGACGGGCTAAATTTCCACGTAAACGAGGCTGAAATTTACGGGCTACTAGGCGGTAGCGGTACGGGCAAATCGACGCTAATGAAAACGATGATATATCTAAAAGAGCCAAGCGCCGGCAAGGTCGAGATGCTAGGGCGCGATCTGTGGTCGCTAGATGAGGCGGCTAGGCAGGAGATAAAGCTCGCTTGCAGCGTGATGTTTCAGTTTGGCGCGCTTTATACCTCGATGAACGTACTGGAAAATATCTACATCCTGCTAAAAGAGTATAGCGGGATGAGCGAGCGCTCGATGCGCGAGATAGCGATGTTTTGGCTGCAAAAAGTAGGCCTTAACGAAAACGTCGCGCTGCAATACCCAAGCGAGCTAAGCGGCGGTATGAAAAAGCGCGTGGCGATGGCTAGGGCTCTAGTGCTAAGTCCTAAAATTCTGTTTTTAGACGAGCCAAACTCCGGCCTTGACCCAAGTAGTGCGCGGGCGTTTGACGAGCTAGTGGTGGAGCTACGAGATACGCTTGGCGTCACGGTCGTGATGGTGACGCACGATATAGATAGTATTTGCACGATTTTGGATAGATTTTTGATACTTCAGGATAAAAAGATAGCCTTCGAGGGGACCTTTGAGCAGCTGATGCAAATGCCAGAAAATCCGCTCGAAGAGCTTTTAAAAACAAGGAAAAACGGTGGGAAATAA
- a CDS encoding MlaD family protein, whose protein sequence is MGNKINYTLIGLFFVLVVSALGIAAWWLGGYGKKADDYRSYFIKTTSLPSGIKKDSTVKFIGVDAGTVKDIRFADEKEALIELELSVRKDIPIRTDSTASAEIQGITGIGYLNISRGSMDSPLFDKNEKAYIGLEASFFDKIGDRAEYLTKNLESTFKNINKFLSDENAAKFSSILVSVDEAAKKINAGNLDINATIANANEVLANANLTLTELKKALKNASGTLEFVNSFTTKATDAAQALKNLQTAIAEKIKSGEYDVKDALNTIGDETERTLLSFQKLISDFRNTLFRLEDDPYEFFFKDTQKKDEK, encoded by the coding sequence GTGGGAAATAAAATAAATTATACTTTGATAGGCCTCTTTTTCGTGCTCGTAGTGAGCGCGCTAGGTATCGCGGCGTGGTGGCTGGGCGGATACGGGAAAAAAGCCGATGATTACAGGTCGTATTTCATCAAAACTACAAGCCTGCCAAGCGGCATCAAAAAGGACTCCACGGTCAAATTTATCGGCGTAGACGCGGGCACGGTCAAGGATATCCGATTTGCCGACGAAAAAGAGGCGCTCATCGAGCTTGAACTCTCCGTAAGGAAAGACATACCGATAAGAACCGATAGCACGGCGTCTGCGGAGATACAGGGCATCACGGGCATCGGCTACCTAAACATCTCGCGCGGTAGCATGGACAGCCCGCTCTTTGATAAAAACGAAAAAGCCTACATCGGGCTTGAGGCGAGCTTTTTTGATAAAATCGGCGACAGAGCCGAGTATCTAACGAAAAATTTAGAGTCTACCTTTAAAAATATCAATAAATTTTTAAGCGACGAAAACGCTGCTAAATTTTCGTCTATCCTAGTTTCAGTTGATGAAGCCGCAAAAAAGATAAACGCCGGAAATCTCGATATAAACGCGACTATCGCAAACGCGAACGAGGTTTTGGCAAATGCAAATTTGACGCTAACCGAGCTAAAAAAAGCGCTAAAAAACGCCTCGGGCACGCTTGAGTTCGTAAATTCGTTTACGACCAAGGCCACGGACGCCGCGCAGGCGCTAAAAAATCTACAAACTGCGATAGCAGAAAAGATAAAAAGCGGCGAATACGACGTGAAAGACGCGCTAAATACGATTGGCGACGAGACGGAGAGGACGCTGCTTAGCTTCCAAAAGCTCATTTCGGATTTTAGAAATACCCTTTTTAGACTCGAGGACGACCCGTACGAATTTTTCTTTAAAGATACGCAGAAAAAGGACGAAAAATGA
- the ruvA gene encoding Holliday junction branch migration protein RuvA → MIKAIEGVITKKEPANLILKTAGGVSYGVAISLFCSAKLERGQSVELNITQIIREDVDLLYGFLDSNEQKMFEMLIKLSGIGAATAMAVCSSLNPNAFLNAVKSGDAAALQTVPGIGAKTARRIIAELSDAKMTMDENLPSYQHEAILALESLGFKREKITKALSECDAQNTGELVKQALKKLA, encoded by the coding sequence ATGATAAAAGCGATCGAGGGCGTCATAACCAAAAAAGAGCCCGCAAATCTCATCTTAAAAACAGCCGGCGGCGTGAGCTACGGCGTAGCTATCTCGCTTTTTTGCTCGGCAAAGCTCGAGCGAGGCCAGAGCGTGGAGCTAAACATCACGCAGATCATCCGCGAGGATGTGGATTTGCTTTACGGATTTTTAGATAGCAACGAGCAAAAGATGTTTGAGATGCTGATAAAACTAAGCGGTATCGGCGCGGCGACGGCGATGGCGGTGTGCTCGAGCCTAAATCCGAACGCATTTTTAAACGCGGTTAAAAGCGGAGATGCGGCGGCGCTACAAACGGTGCCGGGCATCGGCGCAAAGACGGCTAGACGCATCATCGCCGAACTTAGCGACGCAAAGATGACGATGGACGAAAATCTGCCTAGCTATCAGCACGAAGCGATCTTGGCGCTTGAGAGCCTCGGCTTTAAAAGAGAAAAGATAACCAAGGCGCTTAGCGAGTGCGACGCTCAAAATACGGGCGAACTCGTCAAACAAGCCCTAAAAAAACTAGCATAA
- a CDS encoding D-alanine--D-alanine ligase — MKFAVIFGAKSYEHEISIVSAIALKKVLKNEPLFIFCDKFREFYLINGADMKANFFSSGKYKNNKKLALKQGGFFAGGLLGEKKIEADVFINLVHGMDGEDGKIAALLEFYGLSYIGPRVEASALSYNKELTKLLAQKAGVNTLNYEVVSRGKAPSLPLPVILKPLRLGSSIGVSVIKDANELEYGLDVAYEFDKEILVEPFIEGVKEYNLAGCKTGGEIKFSIIEEPKKKEFLDYEQKYMSFSNESRVREADIGAELAAKLKQSFERIYNCGFDGALIRCDFFEINGEVYLNEINPNPGSLANYLFDDFEGTLERLAVSLPKEREINIDYKFINSITSAKGKL, encoded by the coding sequence ATGAAATTTGCTGTGATATTCGGCGCTAAAAGCTACGAACACGAGATCAGTATCGTGAGCGCAATAGCCCTAAAAAAGGTGCTAAAAAACGAACCTTTATTTATATTTTGCGATAAATTTAGAGAATTTTACTTGATAAACGGCGCCGATATGAAGGCTAATTTCTTTAGCTCTGGCAAGTATAAAAACAACAAAAAACTCGCTCTTAAGCAGGGCGGATTTTTCGCTGGCGGGTTACTCGGCGAGAAAAAGATCGAGGCGGACGTATTTATAAATTTAGTCCACGGTATGGACGGCGAGGACGGTAAGATCGCGGCGCTGCTCGAGTTTTACGGCCTTAGCTATATCGGCCCTCGCGTGGAGGCTAGCGCGCTAAGCTACAACAAGGAGCTAACCAAGCTGCTCGCGCAAAAAGCGGGCGTAAATACCCTAAACTACGAGGTTGTAAGCAGAGGAAAGGCGCCTAGCCTGCCGCTGCCCGTGATCCTAAAGCCTCTTCGCCTAGGAAGCTCGATCGGAGTTAGCGTGATAAAAGACGCTAACGAGCTAGAATACGGCCTAGACGTGGCATACGAGTTTGACAAAGAGATCCTGGTAGAGCCCTTTATCGAGGGCGTGAAGGAGTACAATCTAGCAGGCTGCAAGACGGGCGGCGAGATCAAATTTTCCATCATCGAAGAGCCTAAAAAGAAGGAATTTCTAGACTACGAGCAAAAATATATGAGCTTTTCAAACGAGAGCAGGGTGCGCGAGGCCGACATCGGCGCAGAGTTAGCCGCCAAGCTAAAACAAAGCTTTGAGCGCATCTACAACTGCGGCTTTGACGGGGCGCTGATACGCTGCGACTTTTTCGAGATAAACGGCGAAGTATATCTAAACGAGATCAATCCAAATCCGGGCAGCTTGGCGAATTATCTATTTGACGATTTTGAGGGGACGCTGGAGCGACTCGCCGTAAGCTTACCCAAAGAGCGCGAGATAAATATCGACTACAAATTTATCAACTCTATAACGTCAGCGAAAGGCAAGCTGTAA
- a CDS encoding type II toxin-antitoxin system Phd/YefM family antitoxin has product MTTFSKDEIYTATEVVRNFSAVLGKVGKAQMKRAVIVKNNKFEAVLLNMGEYERLCEAVEVLQSIYEAKKRAGSGE; this is encoded by the coding sequence ATGACTACTTTTAGCAAAGATGAAATTTACACGGCGACCGAAGTGGTGCGAAATTTCAGCGCCGTCTTGGGTAAAGTCGGCAAGGCGCAGATGAAGCGCGCGGTGATCGTCAAAAATAATAAATTTGAAGCCGTGCTGCTAAATATGGGCGAGTATGAGCGCCTATGCGAGGCTGTGGAGGTACTGCAAAGCATTTATGAGGCTAAAAAACGAGCCGGAAGCGGCGAATAA